A stretch of the Ptychodera flava strain L36383 chromosome 18, AS_Pfla_20210202, whole genome shotgun sequence genome encodes the following:
- the LOC139117519 gene encoding uncharacterized protein, whose protein sequence is MMITMDVVESGDRGGGDYDSQEIELVETNDVVSSTDGGSDVELPLVYDTPRYTECQAYRMGMCIGDCAELAHPHINFPSSSKWEDRHMNRLRFTLHEFDSETGQEDDLIHDWLIGNITACGSNVYPNLNLPKYPASPAVAAARYETRMPVARYRELLSNHIRSNITEDNFLSVVKDFTDNNDMNTDDLQNLLAATVKDELNVPEAMKPLYRSFLMAWVTAFERFNKGKLPESYVDDLLAAVINIAACNTRCPVLVRVRESTARQVQMCGRYVNIQNGIEVHTQDQRGLLQVILFSKNKVFSKPNLSDVAKTIPQTACEALAVAKDSPFGNTFYKTVYQLSIHSVMCTDDNNMQFYAFLVKCHVSVDTLDGMAVCPIENPCQPSIIMYKRHACSPFRSYGFVSFMYKAVKAVMLAYQGVDVNHNE, encoded by the exons ATGATGATTACGATGGATGTTGTGGAGAGTGGTGATCGTGGTGGCGGGGATTATGATAGTCAGGAAATTGAATTGGTCGAAACTAACGATGTTGTTAGTTCTACTGATGGTGGTAGCGATGTGGAACTACCATTAGTTTATGATACTCCTCGATACACCGAGTGCCAAGCGTACAGAATGGGAATGTGTATCGGGGACTGTGCTGAGCTTGCACATCCCCACATAAATTTCCCATCTTCGTCAAAATGGGAAGATCGGCACATGAATAGATTGCGATTCACCCTGCATGAGTTTGACAGCGAAACTGGACAAGAAGATGATCTAATCCATGATTGGTTAATAGGCAACATTACAGCATGTGGCTCAAATGTTTATCCCAATCTCAATTTGCCCAAGTATCCAGCTAGTCCAGCAGTAGCTGCAGCCAGATATGAAACTCGTATGCCAGTTGCAAGATATCGGGAATTACTGTCAAATCACA TTAGATCAAATATAACAGAAGATAACTTTCTCAGTGTTGTGAAAGACTTTACAGACAACAATGACATGAACACTGATGATCTACAAAATCTTTTAGCGGCTACTGTTAAAGAT GAATTGAATGTACCAGAAGCCATGAAGCCACTTTACAGGTCTTTTTTAATGGCATGGGTGACAGCTTTTGAGCGTTTCAACAAAGGAAAATTACCAGAATCATATGTGGATGACTTATTGGCTGCTGTGATAAATATTGCAGCATGTAACACAAGGTGTCCAGTGTTAGTTAG AGTTAGAGAGTCTACTGCACGTCAAGTTCAAATGTGTGGTCGATATGTGAACATACAGAATGGTATAGAAGTCCACACCCAGGATCAAAGAGGTCTTTTGCAAGTCATTCTATTTTCTAAA aATAAAGTATTTTCAAAACCAAATCTATCAGATGTTGCCAAAACCATACCACAGACAGCATGTGAAGCATTGGCTGTGGCTAAAGACTCTCCATTTGGTAATACGTTTTATAAGACTGTGTACCAGCTGTCAATTCACAGTGTTATGTGTACAGATGATAATAACATGCAGTTCTATGCATTCCTTGTGAAATGTCATGTTTCAGTGGATACACTGGATGGAATGGCTGTCTGTCCCATTGAAAATCCTTGCCAACCTTCCATCATCATGTACAAAAGACATGCATGTTCACCCTTCAGAAGCTATGGTTTTGTATCATTTATGTACAAGGCAGTGAAAGCAGTGATGCTGGCATATCAAGGAGTGGATGTGAATCATAATGAGTGA